A portion of the Arcobacter sp. LA11 genome contains these proteins:
- a CDS encoding LysM domain-containing protein, producing MAEEENIVHIPNFSYPFKKITDEKKCYELLKDKAEGNYLFSQHGLWHGGLHFDSFFDKEIKCIADGEIVAYKINTKYLQNEGEENEENGLYSTGFILIRHYFEYPKDNKLTFFSLYMHMADKSKYNEEKETTTTYTIKSGDSLSKIASQYKTTVAQIQKDNNIANANSIAVGQKLQIKSKSTDTKPKYIIENPIYDTVQILAEPKSIKAGENIGLVGFYTPPRQKARIATHLEIFTKDDVKNFAKDAKKKYEEDKSPNKPKPTQIKVPIEKDIYKIEEQEIVKTPKANDTATLKDNCETQTEQEPLTNGTQIDVDESSLVCGSRYEVDSIEGKDVSEENFTIYKGSVGTINIPKKTDKKTQEEKIYKLSDVKIIESNKIKYVQIDEETVLLYSDCEELHPITFDWARIIDIQSKDKISIFDSLENHVVPTSVEKNMCLSDSFTELFKLIDKDNNNMLELLEIKEASKKELIKQTTSKYIVKHSSEWHKEINMADVFLDIFSKHKEEIENSCEIDDHYKKQKERIDKLSFFTECKDIEEFPKSDDVYHFNPIGLVGE from the coding sequence ATGGCAGAAGAAGAGAATATAGTACACATACCAAATTTCTCCTACCCATTTAAAAAAATCACAGATGAAAAAAAATGCTATGAACTATTAAAAGATAAAGCAGAAGGAAACTATCTCTTTTCACAGCATGGACTCTGGCATGGAGGATTACACTTTGATAGCTTCTTCGATAAAGAAATAAAATGTATTGCAGATGGAGAGATAGTTGCATACAAAATAAATACTAAATATCTTCAAAATGAAGGTGAAGAAAATGAAGAGAATGGATTATACTCAACAGGATTTATTCTAATAAGACACTATTTTGAGTATCCAAAAGATAACAAACTAACATTCTTTTCACTATATATGCATATGGCAGATAAAAGTAAATATAATGAAGAAAAAGAGACAACGACAACATATACAATAAAAAGTGGTGACTCCTTATCAAAAATTGCATCACAATATAAAACAACAGTAGCACAAATACAAAAAGATAATAATATCGCAAATGCAAACAGTATCGCAGTAGGACAAAAACTACAAATAAAAAGTAAAAGCACAGATACAAAACCAAAATATATAATAGAAAATCCAATATACGATACAGTACAAATATTGGCAGAACCAAAAAGTATAAAAGCAGGAGAAAACATAGGTTTAGTAGGATTTTACACACCACCTAGACAAAAAGCAAGAATAGCAACACACTTAGAAATATTTACAAAAGATGATGTAAAAAACTTTGCTAAAGATGCAAAGAAAAAATATGAAGAAGATAAAAGTCCAAATAAACCAAAACCAACACAAATAAAAGTACCAATAGAAAAAGACATCTATAAAATAGAAGAACAAGAGATAGTAAAAACACCAAAAGCAAATGATACTGCAACATTAAAAGATAACTGTGAAACACAAACAGAACAAGAACCACTCACAAATGGAACACAAATAGATGTAGATGAGTCTAGTTTAGTATGTGGGAGTAGATATGAAGTAGATTCAATAGAGGGTAAAGATGTAAGTGAAGAAAACTTCACAATCTATAAAGGTTCCGTAGGAACAATAAACATACCTAAGAAAACAGATAAAAAAACCCAAGAAGAAAAAATATATAAACTATCAGATGTAAAAATCATAGAATCAAATAAAATAAAATATGTACAAATAGATGAAGAAACAGTTCTTTTATATTCTGATTGTGAAGAACTACACCCTATAACATTTGATTGGGCAAGAATAATAGATATACAATCGAAAGATAAAATATCAATATTTGATAGCTTAGAGAATCATGTTGTTCCAACTTCTGTAGAGAAAAATATGTGTTTAAGTGATTCTTTTACAGAACTATTTAAATTAATAGATAAAGACAACAATAATATGCTAGAACTATTAGAGATAAAAGAAGCTTCAAAAAAAGAGCTTATAAAACAGACAACATCTAAATATATAGTAAAGCACTCATCAGAGTGGCACAAAGAAATAAATATGGCAGATGTATTTTTAGATATATTTAGCAAGCATAAAGAAGAAATAGAAAACTCATGTGAAATAGATGACCACTATAAGAAGCAAAAAGAAAGAATAGATAAGTTATCATTTTTTACAGAGTGTAAGGATATAGAAGAGTTTCCTAAAAGTGATGATGTTTATCATTTTAATCCTATTGGGTTGGTTGGGGAGTT
- a CDS encoding bifunctional helix-turn-helix transcriptional regulator/GNAT family N-acetyltransferase — MNNLFDKTGVMAIGTRLRMLSERLAKDAEKMFELYNVDIKQKWYPVVFSLSQDKNPKTVTEIANEIGQSHVSVVKIIREMSKAGMLIEKKDKTDGRKTNISLSDIGKEKIAGLDSQHGDVTIAVQNMLSGMEYNLWHALDEFEELLDEKSTFPRVLEVQRKRENEKVEIVNFENKYAKDFKKFNEQWINRYFEMEEKDKNILENPKKYILDDGGIILVALYEKEVAGFCGLMKSEDETYDYELTKMTVRSELQGKGIGLSLGNVIIQKARELGGKSIFLQSNTVLNPAITLYKKLGFKKVVGYSHPYERSNIQMSLILS; from the coding sequence ATGAATAACTTATTTGATAAAACTGGTGTCATGGCAATTGGCACTAGGCTTAGAATGCTTAGTGAAAGATTAGCAAAAGATGCCGAAAAGATGTTTGAATTGTACAATGTAGATATTAAACAAAAATGGTATCCCGTTGTTTTCTCCCTTTCCCAAGACAAAAATCCAAAAACAGTAACCGAAATTGCAAATGAAATAGGTCAATCTCATGTATCAGTTGTAAAAATCATAAGAGAGATGTCAAAAGCAGGAATGTTAATCGAAAAAAAAGACAAAACTGATGGAAGAAAAACAAATATTTCATTAAGTGATATAGGAAAAGAAAAAATTGCAGGACTTGATAGCCAACATGGAGATGTTACTATTGCTGTTCAAAATATGTTGTCAGGTATGGAATATAATCTATGGCATGCTCTTGATGAATTTGAAGAGCTTTTAGATGAGAAGTCTACTTTTCCTAGAGTTTTAGAAGTGCAAAGAAAAAGAGAAAATGAAAAAGTAGAAATTGTAAATTTTGAAAATAAATATGCAAAAGATTTTAAAAAATTTAATGAACAATGGATAAATAGATATTTTGAAATGGAAGAAAAAGATAAAAATATTTTAGAAAATCCCAAAAAATATATCTTGGATGATGGTGGAATTATTTTAGTAGCATTGTATGAAAAAGAAGTTGCTGGTTTTTGTGGTCTTATGAAAAGTGAAGATGAGACTTATGATTATGAATTGACAAAAATGACAGTAAGGTCTGAATTGCAAGGAAAAGGCATAGGTTTAAGTCTTGGAAATGTGATTATTCAAAAAGCAAGAGAACTAGGTGGAAAATCAATATTTTTACAAAGTAATACAGTTTTAAATCCAGCAATAACACTATATAAAAAATTAGGATTTAAAAAAGTAGTTGGATATTCTCATCCTTATGAGCGGTCAAATATTCAGATGAGTCTAATATTAAGTTAA
- a CDS encoding LysE family translocator — translation MEVITFLFILTSVVIILTPGQDMIIVMSRSIAQGQKAGIMTAFGVSIGLMGHTVLTTLGLGALLLASEWLFNIIKYIGAAYLIYLGYQLLISKEHKLAMKDMPKVSYKKMFMQGAISNISNPKITIFYFSYLPQFIVPNAGSEALQLFILGTTFAVITFFLKSPIGFLAGMLSSWIKARPMVLNYIHKTSGLILVGLGLKLAFSERS, via the coding sequence ATGGAAGTTATTACATTTTTATTTATATTAACATCAGTAGTTATTATTCTAACTCCTGGACAAGATATGATTATTGTTATGTCTAGATCAATAGCACAAGGTCAGAAAGCAGGTATTATGACTGCTTTTGGAGTAAGTATAGGTCTTATGGGTCATACAGTTTTAACAACATTGGGACTGGGAGCTTTGTTACTAGCAAGTGAGTGGTTGTTTAATATAATCAAATATATTGGTGCTGCGTATCTTATTTATTTAGGATATCAACTTCTAATATCTAAAGAACATAAATTAGCTATGAAAGATATGCCAAAAGTATCTTACAAAAAAATGTTTATGCAAGGTGCAATTTCAAATATAAGTAATCCAAAAATTACAATATTTTATTTTTCTTATTTACCTCAATTTATTGTTCCAAATGCAGGAAGTGAAGCTTTACAACTGTTTATTTTAGGTACAACTTTTGCAGTTATAACTTTTTTCTTAAAATCACCTATTGGTTTTTTAGCAGGTATGTTATCTTCTTGGATAAAAGCTAGACCTATGGTTTTAAATTATATTCATAAAACTAGTGGTTTAATACTTGTTGGTCTTGGTTTGAAACTTGCATTTTCTGAGAGAAGTTAA
- a CDS encoding coproporphyrinogen III oxidase gives MAKSPEAIKAYTLVRSLQKRFVDKLNKLSSQLGENKNFEEVIWLRDEGQHGGGNRFEARDNILFNTASVNVSQVHYDDDSSKKLQSATAISTIIHPKKPQVPSIHIHISQTQMRDGSSYYRIMADLNPSIQNSSDTEFFNRAVKKLSKDTFEEGVAQGDKYFYIPALNRHRGVSHFYLENYKTSNADEDYNFADTFGKGIIDSYIDIIENAITHRTTFSVQDIMKQLDYHTLYLFQVLTLDRGTTSGLLIHNQNDRGIMGSLPSFVDKKLLESWATKVDKPQNELIENLVSVIDEKGIIDIKTKEKLAQVVREHYTKYPEALKMQASGNTIPTTISNHEKR, from the coding sequence ATGGCTAAATCACCAGAAGCTATCAAAGCTTATACGTTAGTAAGAAGTTTGCAAAAAAGATTTGTTGATAAACTAAATAAACTTAGCTCACAACTAGGTGAAAATAAAAACTTTGAAGAAGTTATATGGTTAAGAGACGAAGGACAACACGGTGGAGGAAATAGATTTGAAGCTAGAGATAATATTCTATTTAATACAGCAAGTGTAAATGTATCTCAAGTTCATTATGACGATGATTCATCAAAAAAACTTCAAAGTGCAACAGCTATATCTACAATAATACATCCCAAAAAACCCCAAGTTCCTTCTATTCATATTCATATTAGTCAAACACAAATGAGAGATGGTTCTTCATACTATAGAATCATGGCAGATTTAAATCCTAGTATCCAAAACAGTAGTGATACAGAATTTTTTAATCGTGCAGTTAAGAAACTATCAAAAGATACTTTTGAAGAAGGAGTAGCACAAGGTGATAAATACTTTTATATTCCAGCTTTAAATCGCCATAGAGGAGTTTCACATTTTTATTTAGAGAATTATAAAACATCTAATGCAGATGAAGACTATAATTTTGCAGATACTTTTGGGAAAGGAATTATAGATTCTTATATTGATATTATTGAAAATGCAATTACACATAGAACAACTTTTAGTGTTCAAGATATTATGAAACAGTTAGATTATCATACTTTATACTTATTTCAAGTTCTAACTTTAGATAGAGGAACTACATCAGGATTACTTATTCATAATCAAAACGACAGAGGTATTATGGGTTCACTTCCCTCTTTTGTAGATAAAAAACTTCTAGAATCATGGGCTACAAAAGTGGACAAACCACAAAATGAATTAATAGAAAACCTTGTTTCAGTTATAGATGAAAAAGGAATAATAGATATAAAAACAAAAGAAAAACTAGCTCAAGTTGTTAGAGAGCACTATACAAAATATCCAGAAGCTTTAAAGATGCAAGCAAGTGGAAATACTATACCAACAACTATATCAAATCATGAAAAGAGATAA
- a CDS encoding gamma-glutamylcyclotransferase family protein: MDNSKNRLQEVFFYGLYMDEEILKSKGVSPRNPRAGKVNGYKLRVGKMATLLRVKNCEAYGMVYSLTYDEINKLYRDSGLIDYVAESVIVQIGDTLVASLCCNLLNPPSDDESNEEYFNKLKICMEKYNLPTPTEV, translated from the coding sequence ATGGACAATTCTAAAAATAGATTACAAGAAGTCTTTTTTTATGGTTTATATATGGATGAAGAGATATTAAAAAGTAAAGGGGTAAGTCCTAGAAATCCAAGAGCTGGAAAAGTAAATGGATATAAACTTAGAGTTGGAAAAATGGCTACTTTACTAAGAGTTAAAAATTGTGAAGCTTATGGTATGGTTTACTCTTTAACATATGATGAGATTAATAAATTATATAGAGATTCTGGATTGATTGATTATGTAGCAGAGTCTGTAATCGTGCAAATTGGTGATACTTTAGTAGCCTCTTTATGTTGCAACTTATTAAATCCTCCTTCTGATGATGAATCAAATGAAGAGTATTTTAACAAATTGAAAATATGTATGGAAAAATATAATCTTCCAACTCCAACAGAGGTATAG
- a CDS encoding adenosine deaminase, whose translation MIDLIEKLPKAELHLHIEGSLEPELMFKLAKKNNIEIPYKTIDDVKKAYEFSNLQSFLDIYYAGANVLISKEDFYDLTWEYILKCVDNNIIHTEIFFDPQTHTSRGVSFETVISGIKEALEDANKKFGITSQIIMCFLRHLSQEDALKTLDEALNFKDDIIGVGLDSSELGNPPSKFEKVFKKAQENGFKLVAHAGEEADVLYIYEALDLLHIQRIDHGVQSIKSDELMQRLKDEQIPLTVCPNSNIELKVFENYKEHNIKKLLDFGLNVTVNSDDPAYFKGYLNQNFINLYENLELSKEDIVKLVKNSFNSSFIEDELKQKYIKEVKLYEG comes from the coding sequence ATGATTGACTTAATTGAAAAATTGCCTAAAGCAGAGTTACATTTGCATATTGAGGGTTCTTTGGAACCTGAGTTGATGTTTAAATTAGCAAAAAAGAATAATATAGAAATACCATATAAAACGATTGATGATGTGAAAAAAGCCTATGAGTTTTCAAATCTACAAAGCTTTTTAGATATTTATTATGCAGGGGCAAATGTACTTATTAGCAAAGAAGATTTTTATGATTTAACTTGGGAATATATTTTAAAATGTGTTGATAATAATATAATTCATACAGAAATCTTCTTTGACCCTCAAACACATACTTCAAGAGGTGTCTCTTTTGAAACAGTTATAAGTGGAATAAAAGAGGCTTTAGAAGATGCAAATAAAAAGTTTGGAATAACTTCACAAATAATCATGTGTTTTTTAAGACATCTATCCCAAGAAGATGCTTTAAAAACTTTAGATGAAGCCTTAAATTTTAAAGATGATATTATAGGAGTTGGATTGGATTCTTCTGAGCTTGGAAATCCACCTTCAAAGTTTGAAAAAGTTTTTAAAAAAGCCCAAGAAAATGGATTTAAACTAGTTGCCCATGCAGGGGAAGAAGCTGATGTTTTATATATTTACGAAGCCTTAGATTTACTTCATATTCAAAGGATTGACCACGGTGTTCAATCTATAAAATCAGATGAATTAATGCAAAGATTAAAAGATGAACAAATTCCACTAACAGTTTGCCCTAATTCAAATATTGAGTTAAAAGTCTTTGAAAACTATAAAGAACATAATATAAAAAAGCTTTTAGATTTTGGGCTAAATGTGACAGTAAATTCAGATGATCCAGCATATTTTAAAGGTTATTTAAATCAAAACTTTATTAATCTATATGAAAACTTAGAGTTATCAAAAGAAGATATTGTAAAACTTGTGAAAAACTCTTTTAATTCATCATTTATAGAAGATGAGTTAAAGCAGAAGTATATAAAAGAAGTAAAGCTTTACGAAGGATAA
- a CDS encoding protein tyrosine phosphatase family protein: MQDINNYIKINEKISTSGQPTAKQFEKIAEDGYEIVINLAVAHSEGKIENEDDIVTSLGMNYVHIPVEFLEPTVKNLKDFIEILSSFSNKKVWVHCIMNYRVSAFMYVYHKYILKTPFDNINLEVFEQWSPDEKWQEIMKTKPEELSL, from the coding sequence ATGCAAGATATAAATAACTATATAAAGATAAATGAAAAAATCTCTACATCAGGTCAACCAACTGCTAAACAGTTTGAAAAGATTGCAGAAGATGGCTATGAAATTGTGATAAATCTTGCAGTAGCACATAGTGAAGGAAAAATAGAAAATGAAGATGACATAGTTACTTCTTTGGGTATGAACTATGTGCATATTCCAGTTGAGTTTTTAGAACCTACAGTAAAAAATCTAAAAGATTTTATTGAAATACTATCATCATTTTCAAATAAAAAAGTATGGGTTCATTGTATTATGAATTATAGAGTCTCTGCTTTTATGTATGTTTATCATAAATACATACTTAAAACACCTTTCGATAATATTAATTTAGAAGTATTTGAGCAATGGTCTCCTGATGAAAAATGGCAAGAAATTATGAAAACTAAACCAGAAGAACTAAGCCTATAA
- a CDS encoding homoserine O-acetyltransferase: MKIETKVAKFDEPLYLESGRILEEFELVYETYGQLNADKSNVIVICHALAGSHHVAGRYADEAKPGWWDKFIGDGKAIDTRKYFVICSNNIGSTFGSTNALSIDPSTQEEYRLKFPILTVSDIVKAQMRLYDSLGITNAKAVIGGSMGGMQAICYSIEFPDFAEHVFAMATTAYTRPWAIAINKIAIESIRHDPIFKDGHYAKDDLFARGLPGLAIGRMAGLIAYLSPTLFNQKFGREYSRTDGLYELFGRFEVERYLEYNAYSFPKIFDPLSYLYICKTMNIFDAGRNKDKLEDSFDKVTCKLHLISFKDDMLFFPEEMEEIRDIMIKLGRGDQVTYKMVDSQSGHDSFLVEVDKFDDYVVDILENK; this comes from the coding sequence TTGAAGATAGAAACTAAAGTAGCAAAGTTTGATGAACCATTATACCTAGAAAGTGGTAGGATACTAGAGGAGTTTGAACTAGTATATGAAACATATGGTCAATTAAACGCTGATAAATCAAATGTAATTGTTATTTGTCATGCCTTAGCTGGTTCTCATCATGTTGCAGGAAGATATGCTGATGAGGCTAAACCTGGATGGTGGGATAAGTTTATTGGTGATGGAAAAGCTATTGATACGAGAAAATATTTTGTAATATGTTCAAATAATATTGGAAGTACATTTGGTTCTACAAATGCACTTAGTATTGACCCTTCAACGCAAGAAGAATATAGACTAAAATTCCCAATATTAACAGTATCAGATATCGTAAAAGCACAAATGAGATTATATGATAGTTTAGGTATCACAAATGCCAAAGCAGTAATTGGTGGCTCAATGGGTGGAATGCAAGCTATTTGTTACTCGATAGAGTTTCCAGATTTTGCAGAACATGTATTTGCTATGGCTACAACTGCCTATACTAGACCTTGGGCAATTGCTATAAATAAAATCGCAATAGAATCAATAAGACATGACCCTATATTTAAAGATGGGCACTATGCAAAAGATGATTTGTTTGCTCGTGGATTACCTGGTCTTGCAATTGGAAGAATGGCAGGATTAATAGCCTATTTAAGTCCTACTTTGTTTAATCAAAAGTTTGGACGTGAATATTCAAGAACAGATGGTTTATATGAGTTATTTGGAAGATTTGAAGTTGAAAGATACTTGGAATACAACGCATATAGTTTTCCAAAAATCTTTGACCCTCTGTCTTATTTATATATATGTAAAACTATGAATATTTTTGATGCAGGAAGAAACAAAGACAAACTAGAAGACTCTTTTGATAAAGTAACATGTAAACTACATCTAATATCTTTTAAAGATGATATGTTATTTTTCCCTGAAGAGATGGAAGAGATTAGAGATATTATGATTAAACTAGGACGTGGCGATCAGGTAACTTATAAAATGGTAGATAGTCAATCAGGACATGATTCATTTTTAGTAGAAGTTGATAAATTTGATGACTACGTAGTAGATATTTTGGAGAACAAATAG
- the xseB gene encoding exodeoxyribonuclease VII small subunit, producing MSEEKKEELSFEVKIEKAKELLEKLSNPQITLSDSLEVYKTGIKELEEAQKLLDEAKLIFTQADKN from the coding sequence ATGAGTGAAGAAAAAAAAGAAGAATTAAGTTTTGAAGTTAAAATAGAAAAAGCTAAAGAGTTATTAGAAAAGCTTTCAAATCCTCAAATAACTCTAAGTGACTCTTTAGAAGTATATAAAACTGGTATAAAAGAGTTAGAAGAAGCTCAAAAACTTCTTGATGAAGCAAAACTAATTTTTACACAAGCTGACAAAAACTAA
- the radC gene encoding DNA repair protein RadC, which produces MTALKQLENLDKPREKLLKKGTKSLKDYELMAIILGSGIFGKDVIKLSREIIKLLEKDFDTLSLDKLLEVHGLGKVKASQVLSAIELSRRYLIKSNKKITSAKEVYEELFEYKSKKQEYFLALYLDGANHLIEKRVITIGTLTQSLVHPREVLSPAIELRAASIIVAHNHPSGQLKASLEDELITKRLIDSAKLLGIEFVDHVIITNEGFKSIL; this is translated from the coding sequence ATGACCGCGTTAAAACAACTAGAAAATTTAGATAAACCAAGAGAAAAATTACTTAAAAAAGGTACTAAATCACTAAAAGATTATGAGCTTATGGCGATAATTCTTGGAAGTGGAATATTTGGTAAAGATGTTATAAAACTATCTAGAGAGATTATAAAACTTTTAGAAAAAGATTTTGATACTTTGAGTTTAGATAAGTTATTAGAAGTACATGGATTAGGAAAAGTAAAAGCTTCACAAGTATTAAGTGCTATAGAATTATCAAGAAGATATCTAATTAAAAGTAATAAAAAAATCACTTCTGCAAAAGAAGTATATGAAGAACTGTTTGAATATAAAAGCAAAAAACAAGAGTATTTTTTAGCTTTGTATCTAGATGGAGCAAATCATCTAATAGAAAAAAGAGTTATCACTATAGGTACTTTAACCCAAAGTTTAGTTCATCCAAGAGAAGTACTATCTCCAGCAATTGAACTAAGAGCAGCTAGTATAATAGTAGCTCACAATCATCCTAGTGGACAGTTAAAAGCTAGTTTAGAAGATGAACTTATTACTAAAAGACTTATAGATAGTGCAAAGTTATTAGGTATAGAGTTTGTAGACCACGTAATAATTACAAATGAAGGTTTTAAAAGTATTCTTTAA
- a CDS encoding helix-turn-helix transcriptional regulator yields the protein MEVYERINILLKDKNLTKREFAKRLRDLEPKLNSTGETPSEKTIYKYLNGSISIKIELIPYIAEALQIAEQELFTRDNKSRKRFFQNLIKTATLEEIEILKNKFNLKYNESSLVKEPNSTYTKDSSLESQLIELLPYSPKPLLQNFVTKLKEIKDFNETI from the coding sequence ATGGAAGTATATGAGAGAATAAATATATTACTTAAAGATAAAAACCTTACTAAAAGAGAATTTGCAAAAAGACTTAGGGATTTAGAACCAAAGTTAAATAGTACAGGAGAAACCCCTTCTGAGAAAACTATATACAAATATCTTAATGGTAGCATATCTATAAAAATAGAACTTATTCCATATATTGCAGAAGCTTTACAAATAGCAGAACAAGAACTTTTCACAAGAGACAATAAAAGTAGAAAAAGATTTTTCCAAAACCTTATAAAAACTGCAACACTAGAAGAAATAGAAATACTAAAAAATAAATTCAATCTAAAATACAATGAATCATCACTAGTAAAAGAACCAAATAGTACTTATACAAAAGATTCTTCTTTAGAATCACAGCTAATAGAACTACTTCCATATTCTCCTAAGCCTTTATTACAAAATTTTGTAACAAAACTTAAAGAAATAAAAGATTTCAACGAAACTATTTAA
- a CDS encoding sensor histidine kinase, giving the protein MCEKMKIGIIFILLFCIINYFIYNIVLNTYFTNIINNRTLLFFVLSTFVSILFFTFYLLLKERKIGKFLNKRLKYLNEDFQNRLEHEIKNSKAKDKIIYEQSKLTSMNELISNIAHHWRQPLSVISSAATSIQLYEKVGKLETEDVLSSCSIINEKAQYLSETINSFKSFSKKRKKKDVFRLQHLMNSFLDLSKILEIEVIYTIQKDITLYTDKNELIQVLINMVTNSKDIYEKKQMEDKLVFIDISVDKEILTIQIKDIAGGIDEDIIHRIFEPYFTTKHKSEGTGLGLYISYIIIKNKLDGMISVKNVDFEYLDKEYKGALFSIVFPIR; this is encoded by the coding sequence ATGTGTGAAAAAATGAAGATTGGTATTATTTTTATTTTGTTGTTTTGTATTATAAATTATTTTATTTATAATATTGTCTTAAATACCTATTTTACAAATATAATTAATAATAGAACATTATTATTTTTTGTATTATCTACTTTTGTAAGTATATTATTTTTTACATTTTATTTGCTATTAAAAGAGAGAAAAATAGGAAAATTTTTAAACAAAAGATTAAAATATTTAAATGAAGATTTTCAAAATAGGTTAGAGCATGAAATAAAAAATAGTAAAGCAAAAGATAAAATCATATATGAACAATCAAAATTAACATCAATGAATGAGCTCATTTCAAATATAGCTCATCACTGGAGACAGCCTTTATCAGTTATTTCAAGTGCAGCTACAAGTATACAGCTTTATGAGAAAGTAGGGAAGTTAGAAACAGAAGATGTATTAAGTAGTTGTTCTATAATAAATGAAAAAGCACAATACTTGTCTGAAACTATAAATAGTTTTAAAAGCTTTAGTAAAAAAAGAAAAAAGAAAGATGTTTTTAGACTACAGCATTTAATGAATAGTTTTTTAGATTTATCAAAAATATTAGAAATAGAAGTGATATATACTATACAAAAAGATATAACTTTGTATACAGATAAAAATGAGCTGATACAAGTACTTATAAATATGGTAACTAATTCAAAAGATATTTATGAAAAAAAACAGATGGAAGATAAATTAGTTTTTATAGATATATCTGTAGATAAAGAAATATTAACAATTCAAATAAAAGACATAGCAGGAGGAATAGATGAAGATATAATCCATAGAATTTTTGAACCATATTTTACTACAAAACACAAATCAGAAGGTACAGGGTTAGGTTTATACATTTCATATATAATCATAAAAAATAAACTGGATGGAATGATAAGTGTTAAGAATGTAGATTTTGAATATTTAGATAAAGAATACAAAGGGGCTTTGTTTAGTATTGTATTTCCTATAAGGTAA
- a CDS encoding ThiF family adenylyltransferase, which translates to MNEAHEFFNRQIKLWGEETQDSLASKKVAIIGSGGLGCTLAIALGASGIGEFALVDFDEVGVHNIHRQIGFKVGDDGKFKSEVLKELVESRCPYTKATAYVESFEEFAKRGLEFDIVIDATDNLPTRAAINEYCMKNNQAWIYGSVEEFHGQVCFFDKASYEAVFQINDRKPNGIACPIVMHIGSLQANLAIRYLTGLPVKKDVLYYLSFDEEGVISTKKFNLPTN; encoded by the coding sequence ATGAATGAAGCACATGAATTTTTTAACAGGCAAATAAAACTTTGGGGAGAAGAGACACAGGACTCTTTAGCTTCTAAAAAGGTTGCAATTATTGGTTCTGGTGGTCTTGGATGTACTTTAGCTATTGCACTTGGTGCTTCTGGAATAGGTGAATTTGCACTTGTAGATTTTGATGAAGTAGGGGTTCACAATATCCATCGACAGATTGGTTTTAAAGTTGGTGATGATGGAAAATTTAAATCTGAGGTTTTAAAAGAGCTTGTAGAGTCAAGATGTCCTTATACAAAAGCAACTGCTTATGTGGAGAGTTTTGAAGAGTTTGCAAAGAGAGGTTTAGAATTTGATATAGTTATTGATGCTACTGATAATCTTCCAACACGAGCGGCTATAAACGAGTACTGTATGAAAAACAATCAAGCTTGGATTTATGGTTCTGTAGAAGAGTTCCATGGTCAAGTTTGTTTTTTTGATAAAGCATCATATGAAGCGGTTTTCCAAATAAATGATAGAAAACCAAACGGTATTGCTTGTCCAATTGTGATGCATATTGGTTCTTTACAAGCAAATTTAGCAATTAGATATCTTACAGGTTTACCTGTAAAAAAAGATGTATTGTATTATCTTTCTTTTGATGAAGAGGGTGTTATTAGTACAAAAAAATTTAATCTTCCAACAAATTAA